From a single Marmota flaviventris isolate mMarFla1 chromosome 5 unlocalized genomic scaffold, mMarFla1.hap1 SUPER_5_unloc_1, whole genome shotgun sequence genomic region:
- the LOC114081449 gene encoding olfactory receptor 14C36-like: protein MANATMVTEFLLLGSPEGWDLSFLYFTVFPMTYLGTLLGNLLIVTVTTGDLNLHTPMYFFLRNLSILDMGFISITVPNACVNSLTGNRAISVAGCATQIFLVIFCAYVEMLFLTIMAWGRYVAICQPLQYPLIMNPKFCVRLVLASLLSGLLYAGVHTGNTFRLSFCESNVVHQFFCDVPSLLRLSCSDITSNLVLLLVSAVLICGGCFTFIAMSYIRIFSAVLKFPPGKSAKAFSTCTPHILVFSVFLSSGTAVYLRSSATSDTLQDMVLSAFYTMVPPFLNPLIYSLRNKQVKEAVGRVIQRQLFSGK, encoded by the coding sequence ATGGCCAATGCAACCATGGTAACTGAATTTCTCCTCctgggctctcctgagggctgggaTCTGAGTTTCCTCTATTTCACAGTATTCCCAATGACATACCTGGGTACCTTGTTAGGGAACCTTCTCATTGTCACTGTCACCACTGGTGACCTGAacctgcacacacccatgtacttctttctCAGGAATCTGTCCATCTTGGACATGGGCTTCATTTCCATCACTGTCCCCAATGCCTGTGTCAACTCTCTCACTGGCAATAGGGCCATTTCAGTGGCTGGCTGTGCAACACAGATCTTCTTGGTCATTTTTTGTGCATATGTGGAGATGCTATTTCTCACCATCATGGCCTGGGGCCGCTACGTGGCCATCTGCCAGCCCCTCCAGTACCCGCTCATCATGAACCCCAAGTTTTGTGTTCGCCTGGTCCTGGCTTCCCTGCTCAGTGGTCTGCTGTATGCAGGTGTGCACACTGGGAACACATTCCGGCTATCCTTCTGCGAGTCAAACGTGGTCCATCAATTCTTCTGTGATGTCCCCTCTCTGCTGAGGCTGTCCTGCTCAGACATCACCAGTAACCTGGTCCTCCTTCTTGTCTCTGCTGTGCTGATTTGTGGTGGTTGCTTTACATTTATTGCCATGTCATATATTCGCATATTTTCTGCTGTGCTGAAATTTCCCCCTGGGAAGTCAGcgaaggccttctccacctgcactCCTCACATCCTCGTGTTTTCTGTGTTCCTCAGTTCTGGCACAGCTGTGTACCTGAGGTCCTCAGCAACCTCTGACACCCTCCAGGACATGGTTCTCTCTGCTTTTTACACCATGGTTCCTCCCTTCCTGAATCCTCTCATCTACAGTCTCAGGAACAAGCAGGTAAAGGAAGCTGTGGGGAGAGTAATACAAAGACAGTTATTCTCAGGGAAGTGA